The genomic window CTTTACCGAACTTACCGGGTTCGGTTCGAGGATTTTTATGTTAAGTATCTTTACGAGAAACTGGTTATTGATTCCATTCAGGTCGATTCGGCCGAGGTGGACAGCTTTTTCCGAAGCCGGCCGGAGACTTTCAGTTACCGGGAACAGGTCAGGGCGCGCGCACTGGTTATTTCCGCCGATGGTTTGAAGCGCGGAGCTGATTCCCTGGAATATAAAGGATACACAGATCCCCAGTTGGATTCCATGGCCCGCGACAGTATTTATGTTCTTCGGGCCCAGGTTGACTCCGGGGCCGATCTGGGGCAGTTGGCTTATGATTATTCGATGAATCGCGAAACCGGTAAGAAAGGCGGGGAACTGGGATACTTTTTCCGGAATACATACCGCAAGGAGTTCGAGGATCATGCCTTTTCGCAGGCCCCGGGGACTGTTTCCGAGCCATTCAAGACACCCGATGGCTGGAATATCCTGGAGGTAATCGATCATGTCGATTCCGGGCAGGCTCCTCTGACGCCGGAATTCTACGAGCAGGCTCGTCAGATGCTGCGTCTGGAGCTGGCCCGGACGCGCAGTGTCGGATTCATGGATTCCATTATAGCCGCCGCCGATATTGTCTATAACGATTCGGCTCTGTCGAATCCCAACCTGTATGCCGTTCCGGATTCGGAATGGGCCGCCATTATCAATCATATCGATACCATATTATTTTATAAGTTGCCGGATTATCTTCATCAGTACAAAGCCGGGAACGGATATGATACCCTGACGCTGGATCGGATCCATGATGGTATTGCTTTTAAGGCGCGGACCAACCTGCTGATACTGGCGGGTAACGATCTGGGTATGCTGGAGCGGCCCGATGCCAAAAAACAGCATGATGATCTGTACCATAAATATGCCAAGGATATGGTGGAAAAAGCCAGCCATGACTATGATTGGACACCATCGGACAGCCTGATTGAGGATTATTACCAGCGTAATATAAATAAATATGTTTTTGATAAGCCGGTTTATGTGCAACATATAATAGTCCAGGATTCCCTGTACGGAGAATTCCTCCGCGACCAGGCGC from Candidatus Zixiibacteriota bacterium includes these protein-coding regions:
- a CDS encoding peptidylprolyl isomerase, whose protein sequence is MKKCLLLIIAILVTAAVIAGCKTESLTRDDILANNFPVVVIDDGQSKVMATDLYLRLANSDLLEKGGVVDSSVFFDTLREIVLDSIISLEAFKVDLKKDLPLYRTYRVRFEDFYVKYLYEKLVIDSIQVDSAEVDSFFRSRPETFSYREQVRARALVISADGLKRGADSLEYKGYTDPQLDSMARDSIYVLRAQVDSGADLGQLAYDYSMNRETGKKGGELGYFFRNTYRKEFEDHAFSQAPGTVSEPFKTPDGWNILEVIDHVDSGQAPLTPEFYEQARQMLRLELARTRSVGFMDSIIAAADIVYNDSALSNPNLYAVPDSEWAAIINHIDTILFYKLPDYLHQYKAGNGYDTLTLDRIHDGIAFKARTNLLILAGNDLGMLERPDAKKQHDDLYHKYAKDMVEKASHDYDWTPSDSLIEDYYQRNINKYVFDKPVYVQHIIVQDSLYGEFLRDQALSGVDFLDLAKENYPGAEEIRVAAADLGWIGEGEMPEAFYRAALMTSPKHITHPVKTEWGYHIIKVVDRRYNMTLEQVRASIVDALKKIHQAELRADWERSLMDKHRIKYNLEPIKRITMASKDRR